In the genome of Chrysiogenes arsenatis DSM 11915, one region contains:
- a CDS encoding Txe/YoeB family addiction module toxin, whose protein sequence is MNLLWTDESWEEYLYWQATDRKILKRINGLISDIRRSPFEGVGKPEPLRYELSGCWSRRITDEHRLVYEVREGVIAVVSCRYHYG, encoded by the coding sequence ATGAATCTGCTTTGGACTGATGAGAGTTGGGAGGAGTATCTTTATTGGCAAGCAACGGATCGCAAAATACTGAAACGGATCAATGGGCTTATCTCCGATATCAGAAGGAGTCCGTTTGAGGGTGTCGGCAAACCTGAGCCGTTGCGATATGAGTTATCGGGGTGCTGGTCAAGGCGCATTACTGACGAGCATCGCTTGGTGTATGAGGTTCGGGAAGGGGTTATTGCCGTTGTCTCCTGCCGCTATCATTATGGATAA
- a CDS encoding Rpn family recombination-promoting nuclease/putative transposase → MKEKYINLFTDFGFKKIFGEEANKEHLIAFLNTLLPERHKIETLQFAKNEQLGVSTVDRRAIFDLHCTSQSGEYFIVELQKAKQNYFKDRSVFYATFPIQQQAERGEWNFKLAAVYTIGILDFLFDEDDGNGEVVHTVKLKNQNNEIFYDKLTFIYLTLPNFTKTENELESDQEKWFFLFRYLHELDEIPPRLRSRIYESIFEKAQIARMNPAERQSYEDSLKYYRDIKNVVDTARDEGLQEGREEGIGIGREEGRHEGMLLGRRLAIFQTIRKLVGRNSPLETIADVVDLPVDNVRQIIEAGDAGIDFIEIDESLL, encoded by the coding sequence ATGAAGGAAAAATACATCAACCTCTTTACTGACTTTGGCTTCAAGAAGATCTTTGGAGAAGAGGCGAATAAAGAGCACTTGATTGCGTTTCTGAATACCTTATTGCCAGAGCGGCACAAGATCGAAACGCTTCAGTTTGCGAAAAACGAACAGCTTGGTGTGAGTACGGTAGACCGCCGTGCAATTTTTGACTTGCATTGCACGAGCCAAAGCGGAGAGTATTTTATTGTCGAGTTGCAGAAAGCCAAGCAAAATTACTTCAAAGACCGCAGTGTGTTCTATGCCACTTTCCCTATCCAACAACAAGCCGAGCGGGGAGAATGGAACTTTAAACTCGCTGCTGTGTATACCATTGGCATCCTCGACTTTCTATTTGACGAAGACGATGGCAATGGCGAAGTGGTGCACACCGTCAAACTCAAGAATCAAAATAACGAAATTTTCTACGATAAACTGACGTTTATCTACCTTACATTGCCGAACTTTACTAAAACAGAGAACGAGCTTGAAAGCGACCAAGAAAAGTGGTTCTTTCTATTTCGCTATCTGCATGAACTTGACGAAATTCCACCGCGCCTACGTTCACGTATCTACGAAAGCATCTTTGAAAAGGCGCAAATCGCACGGATGAACCCTGCCGAGCGGCAGTCGTATGAGGATAGCTTAAAGTATTACCGCGATATCAAGAACGTGGTGGATACAGCGAGGGACGAGGGGTTGCAGGAAGGTCGTGAGGAAGGAATCGGCATTGGTCGTGAGGAGGGTAGGCATGAGGGTATGCTCCTTGGCCGACGCCTTGCTATATTCCAAACCATCCGCAAGCTCGTAGGTCGTAATTCACCGCTTGAGACAATTGCAGACGTGGTTGATTTGCCTGTCGACAACGTCAGGCAAATCATCGAAGCCGGTGATGCTGGCATAGACTTCATTGAAATAGACGAGAGTTTGCTATGA
- a CDS encoding type II toxin-antitoxin system prevent-host-death family antitoxin codes for MQVVSFTEARNNLKSIFDAVYCDHDEVIIHRKGKENVVIIPFDEYRSMKETQYLLSGTKNRERLLVSLEKVRCGKGFERDVVNESALD; via the coding sequence ATGCAGGTGGTAAGCTTTACGGAGGCGCGGAATAATTTAAAGAGCATTTTTGATGCGGTGTACTGCGATCACGATGAGGTTATTATTCATCGCAAAGGGAAGGAAAATGTTGTGATAATCCCTTTTGATGAGTATCGCTCTATGAAGGAGACGCAATACCTTCTTTCTGGTACAAAAAATCGAGAGCGCCTTTTGGTTTCCTTGGAAAAGGTTCGTTGTGGCAAGGGTTTTGAGCGGGATGTAGTGAATGAATCTGCTTTGGACTGA